In Pseudomonas sp. ADAK18, a single window of DNA contains:
- a CDS encoding PLP-dependent cysteine synthase family protein: MLHNSILDAIGQTPIVRLEQFSEDLGIEVFAKLESLNPGGSHKARIALGMILDAERRGVLIRGSGQTIIEPSGGNTGIGLVMAGNVLGYKVVLVIPDNYSPEKQKLLRLYGAKVVLSDSRLGNNSHGEKCMELQLENPSFVMLNQQRNGANPQTHRDTTAREIIRAFGERRVDYFVSGIGTGGHITGIGETLKATWPAVRVMGVEPEECDLLSDQHAPHHIQGLSIGLIPSILNLAVLDGMIKVSREECLAMMKRIMRTDAISLGLSSAANMVAIAKLAPELPTETVVLTMVYDSADSYLPCFE; the protein is encoded by the coding sequence ATGTTGCATAACTCGATACTTGACGCCATTGGCCAGACGCCCATCGTGCGCCTTGAACAATTTTCCGAAGACCTCGGCATCGAGGTCTTCGCCAAGCTGGAGTCGCTGAACCCCGGTGGCAGCCACAAGGCGCGCATCGCCTTGGGGATGATCCTCGACGCCGAACGCCGGGGCGTGCTGATCCGTGGTTCCGGGCAAACCATCATCGAGCCCAGCGGTGGCAACACCGGCATTGGCCTGGTGATGGCCGGTAACGTGCTGGGCTACAAAGTGGTGCTGGTGATTCCGGACAACTACAGCCCTGAGAAGCAGAAGCTGCTGCGCCTGTACGGCGCCAAGGTAGTGCTGTCGGACAGCCGCCTGGGCAACAATTCCCATGGCGAAAAATGCATGGAGCTACAGCTGGAAAACCCCAGCTTTGTGATGCTCAACCAACAGCGCAACGGCGCCAACCCGCAGACCCATCGTGACACCACCGCCCGGGAAATCATCCGTGCGTTTGGCGAGCGGCGGGTGGACTATTTCGTTAGCGGCATCGGCACCGGTGGCCACATCACTGGCATTGGTGAAACCCTCAAGGCCACCTGGCCGGCCGTGCGCGTAATGGGCGTAGAACCCGAGGAATGCGACCTGCTGAGTGATCAACATGCGCCGCACCATATCCAGGGCCTGTCTATCGGTTTGATCCCGAGCATCCTCAATCTGGCGGTGCTGGACGGCATGATCAAGGTCTCCCGGGAGGAATGCCTGGCGATGATGAAACGCATCATGCGCACCGATGCCATCAGCCTGGGGCTGTCTTCGGCCGCCAATATGGTGGCCATTGCCAAGCTCGCACCGGAACTGCCCACCGAGACCGTCGTCCTGACCATGGTCTACGACAGTGCGGACAGCTACTTACCCTGTTTCGAATAA
- a CDS encoding serine O-acetyltransferase, with product MGGFIDMQQLHDELLTHLITTLSPAQVQELQAHLAPLIQTAAQAVAEDLIAYAYRDPASRGRAELILESYASFKAVLFYRLAHWVWSFHEQHNSAFCAMALKLSNQGKILSGAEIHPAARIGRRFVLDHGYGTVIGETCEIGNDCYILCGVTLGARGIANNPDGKRHPRLGNNVEIGAGARVLGYVQIGDNVFISPACVITQDVPAGTKVKVVNQIQLQKNDESDHSNYLGAFALNERLHVVGEVNASHKVTVLDADFHPLAGVLLEPTVKERHHLQFRLRHVASTGHPPRLPINLKVCGPEFEITLLSPPGLSAMVRHLLQVSPLIVGG from the coding sequence ATGGGAGGCTTTATCGACATGCAACAATTGCACGATGAGTTGCTCACCCACCTCATCACCACTCTTTCACCTGCACAGGTGCAGGAGTTGCAGGCGCACCTGGCGCCGCTGATCCAGACGGCAGCGCAGGCCGTGGCCGAGGACCTGATCGCCTATGCCTATCGCGACCCAGCGTCTCGCGGACGCGCCGAGCTGATCCTGGAGTCCTACGCCTCGTTCAAGGCGGTGCTGTTCTACCGGCTGGCTCATTGGGTGTGGAGTTTCCACGAGCAACACAACAGTGCGTTTTGCGCTATGGCCCTGAAGCTGAGCAACCAGGGCAAGATCCTGTCCGGTGCCGAAATCCATCCTGCCGCGCGGATTGGCCGGCGCTTCGTGCTTGATCACGGCTATGGCACCGTCATCGGCGAAACCTGCGAGATCGGCAACGACTGCTACATCCTCTGCGGCGTGACCCTGGGTGCGCGCGGCATCGCCAACAACCCCGACGGCAAGCGTCATCCACGCCTGGGCAACAATGTCGAAATCGGCGCAGGCGCCAGGGTGCTGGGCTATGTGCAAATCGGCGACAACGTGTTCATCAGCCCGGCCTGTGTGATCACACAGGATGTGCCGGCAGGCACCAAAGTCAAAGTGGTTAACCAGATTCAACTGCAGAAAAACGACGAGTCCGATCACAGTAACTACCTTGGCGCCTTCGCCCTCAACGAACGCCTGCACGTGGTTGGCGAGGTCAACGCCAGCCACAAAGTGACGGTGCTGGACGCCGACTTCCATCCCTTGGCCGGCGTATTGCTGGAACCCACGGTCAAGGAGCGTCATCACCTGCAGTTTCGCTTGCGTCACGTCGCCTCGACCGGCCACCCGCCGCGCTTGCCGATCAACCTGAAAGTCTGCGGTCCCGAGTTTGAAATCACCCTGCTGTCTCCCCCTGGCTTGAGCGCAATGGTTCGTCATTTGCTGCAAGTCAGCCCACTGATCGTCGGAGGTTGA
- a CDS encoding alanyl-tRNA editing protein yields the protein MSVHTMETLALFDSAPYQNAFSARVIAVSEQGIALEHTLFYPTGGGQPGDTGHFILADGARVEVIGTVRDPVLRSIIWHQVEQRPDQLCAGVQVDANLDWERRYQHMKMHTCLHLLCSIIDAPVTGCSINADKGRLDFDLPEMTLDKDSITRDLNALIEQAHEVKTLSMPASEYSTLLQITRTQAVAPPVIQGAVRVIEIAGIDIQPCGGTHVINTEEIGRVFCEKIEKKSKHNRRVILRFE from the coding sequence ATGTCCGTGCACACAATGGAAACCCTGGCGCTGTTTGACAGTGCGCCTTATCAGAACGCCTTCAGTGCCCGGGTGATCGCCGTCAGTGAGCAAGGGATCGCCCTGGAACACACCCTGTTCTACCCCACCGGCGGTGGGCAACCTGGGGACACCGGTCACTTCATCCTCGCCGATGGCGCCCGGGTGGAGGTGATCGGAACAGTACGGGACCCGGTATTACGCTCGATCATCTGGCACCAAGTAGAACAACGCCCTGACCAGCTGTGCGCCGGCGTACAGGTGGACGCTAACCTGGACTGGGAGCGGCGCTACCAACACATGAAGATGCACACCTGTCTGCACCTGTTGTGTTCGATCATCGATGCCCCGGTGACCGGCTGCAGTATCAACGCGGACAAGGGGCGCCTGGATTTCGACTTGCCGGAAATGACCCTCGACAAGGACAGCATCACCCGCGACCTCAACGCACTGATCGAGCAGGCCCATGAGGTCAAGACCCTGTCGATGCCGGCATCGGAATATTCCACCTTGCTGCAGATCACCCGCACCCAGGCGGTGGCGCCGCCGGTGATCCAGGGCGCCGTGCGGGTGATTGAAATTGCCGGTATCGACATCCAGCCCTGTGGCGGCACCCATGTGATCAACACCGAAGAAATCGGCCGGGTTTTTTGCGAGAAAATCGAGAAGAAGAGCAAGCACAACCGACGGGTGATTTTGCGGTTTGAGTGA
- the prpD gene encoding 2-methylcitrate dehydratase: MSANVDQNNRPDYDQVLQDIADYVLNFKIESRDALDTARNCLMDTLGCGLLALRFPECTKHLGPIVEGTVVPFGARVPGTSFRLDPVKAAWDIGCIVRWLDYNDTWLAAEWGHPSDNLGGILAVADHLSQKRVANGDAPLTVRTVLDAMIMAHEIQGVIALENSFNRVGLDHVLLVKVASTAVTAKLMGANREQLLSALSQAFVDGQALRTYRHAPNAGSRKSWAAGDASSRGVRLADIAMRGEMGIPGVLSAPQWGFYDVLFSHTNKDLALKPEDKRAFSLSQPYGTYVMENVLFKISFPAEFHAQTACEAAVTLHPQVKNRLHEIDKIVITTHESAIRIISKVGQLANAADRDHCIQYMTAVPLAFGNLVAEQYEDEFHAAHPIIDELRDKMVIVEEPRYSREYLEADKRSIANAVQVFFKDGSSTEQVAVEYPIGHRRRRVDGIPLLEDKFKANLATRFTAQRSAEIFALCKDQARLETTPVNRFVDLFVI; this comes from the coding sequence ATGAGCGCCAACGTCGACCAAAACAACCGCCCCGACTACGACCAGGTTCTGCAGGACATCGCCGACTACGTCCTGAATTTCAAGATCGAATCCCGCGATGCCCTGGACACCGCCCGCAACTGTCTGATGGACACCCTCGGTTGCGGCCTGCTGGCCCTGCGTTTCCCGGAGTGCACCAAGCACCTGGGGCCGATCGTTGAAGGCACGGTGGTGCCGTTCGGCGCTCGAGTGCCGGGCACCTCGTTTCGCCTGGACCCGGTCAAGGCGGCGTGGGACATCGGTTGCATCGTGCGTTGGCTCGACTACAACGACACTTGGCTCGCCGCCGAATGGGGCCATCCTTCCGATAACCTCGGCGGGATTCTTGCGGTTGCCGACCACCTCTCGCAAAAACGTGTGGCTAATGGCGATGCGCCGCTGACCGTCCGTACGGTGTTGGACGCGATGATCATGGCCCACGAAATCCAGGGCGTGATCGCCCTGGAAAACTCCTTCAACCGCGTCGGTCTCGACCATGTGCTGTTGGTGAAAGTCGCGTCCACTGCCGTCACCGCCAAGCTGATGGGTGCCAATCGTGAGCAACTACTGTCGGCGCTGTCTCAGGCGTTTGTCGACGGCCAGGCCCTGCGCACTTATCGCCATGCGCCGAATGCCGGGTCGCGCAAGTCGTGGGCGGCTGGCGATGCGTCCAGCCGTGGCGTGCGCCTGGCGGACATCGCCATGCGTGGCGAGATGGGCATTCCCGGGGTATTGAGCGCCCCACAATGGGGCTTTTACGACGTGCTGTTCAGCCACACCAACAAAGACCTGGCGCTCAAGCCCGAAGACAAGCGAGCCTTCAGCCTGTCCCAGCCGTACGGCACTTATGTGATGGAAAACGTGCTGTTCAAGATCAGCTTCCCGGCCGAGTTCCACGCGCAAACGGCCTGCGAAGCGGCGGTGACGTTGCATCCTCAAGTGAAGAACCGTCTGCATGAGATCGACAAGATCGTCATCACCACCCACGAGTCGGCGATTCGTATCATTTCCAAGGTGGGCCAACTGGCCAACGCCGCCGACCGCGACCACTGCATCCAGTACATGACCGCCGTGCCGCTGGCGTTTGGCAATCTGGTGGCCGAGCAGTACGAAGATGAGTTCCACGCGGCTCACCCGATCATCGATGAGCTGCGGGATAAAATGGTCATTGTCGAAGAGCCGCGTTACAGCCGCGAATACCTGGAAGCCGACAAGCGTTCTATTGCCAACGCGGTGCAAGTGTTCTTCAAGGACGGCTCCAGCACCGAGCAGGTGGCGGTGGAGTACCCGATTGGCCATCGCCGCCGCCGGGTGGATGGTATTCCGCTGCTGGAAGACAAGTTCAAGGCCAACCTGGCGACGCGCTTTACCGCCCAGCGCAGTGCCGAGATCTTTGCCTTGTGCAAGGACCAGGCTCGGCTTGAGACGACCCCGGTGAATCGGTTTGTCGATCTGTTTGTGATCTGA
- the prpF gene encoding 2-methylaconitate cis-trans isomerase PrpF, producing MAHVPQIKIPATYMRGGTSKGVFFSLKDLPESAQVPGAARDALLLRVIGSPDPYDKQIDGMGGATSSTSKTVILAKSTRADHDVDYLFGQVSIDKPFVDWSGNCGNLSAAVGSFAISNGLVDAARIAQNGVAVVRVWQANIGKTIIAHVPITDGAVQETGDFELDGVTFPAAEVQLEFMDPAAEEEGGGGSMFPTGNLVDDLEVPGVGTFKATLINAGIPTIFINAQDLGYTGTELQGAINSDPKALAMFETIRAHGALRMGLIKHLDEAAQRQHTPKVAFVARPADYVASSGKAIKAADVDLLVRALSMGKLHHAMMGTAAVAIGTAAAISGTLVNLAAGGVERNAVRFGHPSGTLRVGAEASQVDGEWVVKKAIMSRSARVLMEGFVRVPGDAF from the coding sequence ATGGCACACGTACCTCAGATCAAGATTCCCGCCACCTACATGCGTGGCGGTACCAGCAAAGGCGTGTTTTTCAGCCTCAAGGATTTGCCCGAGTCGGCCCAGGTTCCGGGTGCCGCGCGGGATGCTTTGCTGTTGCGGGTGATTGGCAGCCCCGATCCCTATGACAAGCAAATCGACGGCATGGGCGGCGCGACGTCCAGCACCAGCAAAACCGTAATTCTGGCCAAAAGCACCCGCGCCGATCACGACGTCGACTACCTGTTTGGCCAAGTCTCCATCGACAAGCCGTTCGTGGATTGGAGCGGCAACTGCGGCAACCTGTCGGCGGCGGTGGGGTCTTTTGCCATCAGCAACGGCCTGGTGGATGCCGCACGTATTGCGCAAAACGGCGTGGCCGTGGTGCGGGTCTGGCAGGCCAATATCGGCAAGACGATCATCGCCCACGTGCCGATCACCGACGGCGCGGTGCAGGAAACCGGCGACTTCGAACTGGACGGCGTGACCTTTCCAGCGGCCGAAGTGCAGTTGGAGTTCATGGACCCGGCGGCGGAAGAAGAGGGCGGTGGCGGTTCGATGTTCCCCACCGGCAACTTGGTGGATGACCTGGAAGTACCCGGTGTGGGTACCTTCAAGGCGACGCTGATCAACGCCGGGATTCCTACTATTTTCATCAACGCCCAGGACCTGGGTTACACCGGTACCGAGTTGCAAGGCGCGATCAACAGTGATCCGAAAGCCTTGGCGATGTTCGAGACCATCCGGGCTCATGGTGCGTTGCGCATGGGGTTGATCAAGCACCTGGACGAAGCGGCCCAGCGCCAGCACACACCCAAGGTCGCGTTTGTGGCTCGGCCTGCCGACTACGTAGCGTCCAGTGGTAAGGCGATCAAGGCGGCAGATGTTGATCTGTTGGTACGGGCGTTGTCCATGGGCAAGCTGCACCACGCGATGATGGGCACGGCGGCGGTGGCGATTGGCACGGCGGCGGCGATTTCCGGAACGCTGGTGAATCTGGCGGCCGGTGGTGTGGAGCGCAATGCGGTGCGGTTTGGGCATCCTTCCGGGACGCTGCGGGTGGGGGCCGAGGCGAGCCAGGTGGACGGTGAATGGGTCGTCAAGAAAGCCATCATGAGCCGCAGCGCGCGGGTATTGATGGAAGGTTTTGTGCGTGTGCCGGGCGACGCGTTTTAA
- the acnD gene encoding Fe/S-dependent 2-methylisocitrate dehydratase AcnD gives MNTEHRKPLPGSRLDYYDARAAVDAITPGAYATLPYTSRVLAENLVRRCDPTTLNASLSQLIERKRDLDFPWFPARVVCHDILGQTALVDLAGLRDAIALQGGDPAQVNPVVPTQLIVDHSLAVEAGGFDPDAFEKNRAIEDRRNEDRFHFIEWTKKAFKNVDVIPPGNGIMHQINLEKMSPVIQVRDGVAFPDTCVGTDSHTPHVDALGVIAIGVGGLEAESVMLGRASWMRLPESVGVELTGKLQPGITATDMVLALTEFLRQQKVVGAWLEFFGEGASNLTLGDRATISNMAPEYGATAAMFYIDQQTIAYLKLTGREDEQVALVEQYARHTGLWADDLKGAQYERGLTFDLSSVVRNMAGPSNPHARVATSDLAAKGISGQWDDVPGQMPDGAVIIAAITSCTNTSNPRNVIAAGLLARNANTLGLTRKPWVKSSLAPGSKTVAMYLDEAGLTTELEQLGFGVVAFACTTCNGMSGALDPVIQQEIIDRDLYATAVLSGNRNFDGRIHPYAKQAFLASPPLVVAYAIAGTIRFDIEKDVLGLDANGKEIRLKDIWPSDEEIDAVVKASVKPEQFRKVYIPMFAIHEDTGPKVEPLYDWRPQSTYIRRPPYWEGALAGARPLKGMRPLAVLPDNITTDHLSPSNAIMLDSAAGEYLAKMGLPEVDFNSYATHRGDHLTAQRATFANPKLFNEMVVENGKVKQGSLTRLEPEGQVTRMWEAIEIYMERKQPLIIIAGADYGQGSSRDWAAKGVRLAGVEAIAAEGFERIHRTNLVGMGVLPLEFLPGTDRKTLKIDGSETYDVIGERTPRAALTLVINRKNGERVEVPVTCRLDTAEEVSIYEAGGVLQRFAQDFLESAVTA, from the coding sequence ATGAACACTGAACACCGCAAACCGCTGCCCGGCAGCCGACTGGATTACTACGACGCCCGTGCAGCTGTCGATGCAATCACCCCCGGCGCCTATGCCACCTTGCCGTATACCTCCCGTGTGCTGGCAGAAAACCTGGTGCGTCGCTGCGACCCGACGACCCTCAACGCGTCCCTGAGCCAACTGATCGAGCGCAAGCGCGACCTCGACTTCCCGTGGTTCCCGGCCCGCGTTGTGTGCCACGACATTCTCGGCCAGACCGCTCTGGTGGACCTCGCTGGCCTGCGCGACGCCATCGCCCTGCAAGGCGGTGACCCGGCCCAGGTCAACCCGGTGGTGCCGACCCAACTGATTGTCGACCACTCCCTGGCCGTCGAAGCCGGTGGTTTTGATCCCGATGCGTTCGAGAAAAACCGCGCTATCGAAGACCGCCGCAACGAAGACCGTTTCCACTTTATCGAGTGGACCAAAAAAGCTTTCAAGAACGTCGACGTGATCCCGCCGGGCAACGGCATCATGCACCAGATCAACCTGGAGAAAATGTCTCCGGTGATCCAGGTGCGTGACGGCGTGGCGTTCCCCGACACCTGCGTCGGCACCGACAGCCACACCCCGCACGTTGACGCCTTGGGCGTGATCGCCATCGGCGTCGGCGGCCTGGAAGCCGAGAGCGTGATGCTCGGCCGCGCCTCGTGGATGCGCCTGCCGGAAAGCGTCGGTGTCGAACTGACGGGCAAGCTGCAGCCGGGCATCACCGCCACCGACATGGTGCTGGCGTTGACTGAGTTTCTGCGCCAGCAAAAAGTCGTCGGTGCCTGGCTGGAGTTCTTCGGCGAGGGCGCCTCCAACCTGACCCTCGGCGACCGTGCGACCATCTCCAACATGGCCCCGGAATACGGCGCTACGGCGGCGATGTTCTATATCGACCAGCAGACCATCGCCTACCTGAAACTCACCGGCCGTGAAGACGAGCAAGTAGCATTGGTGGAGCAATACGCCCGCCACACCGGCTTGTGGGCCGATGACCTCAAGGGCGCGCAATACGAGCGTGGCCTGACCTTCGATTTGTCTTCGGTAGTGCGCAACATGGCGGGTCCGAGTAACCCTCACGCCCGCGTCGCCACCAGCGATCTGGCTGCCAAGGGCATCTCTGGTCAATGGGACGACGTGCCCGGACAAATGCCCGACGGCGCCGTGATCATCGCCGCCATCACCAGTTGCACCAACACCAGTAACCCGCGCAACGTGATTGCCGCAGGCCTGCTGGCGCGCAACGCCAACACGCTGGGCTTGACCCGTAAGCCGTGGGTCAAGTCGTCCTTGGCGCCGGGTTCGAAAACCGTGGCCATGTACCTGGACGAAGCCGGGCTGACCACCGAGCTGGAGCAATTGGGCTTTGGTGTCGTGGCGTTTGCCTGCACCACGTGCAACGGCATGTCCGGCGCGCTCGACCCGGTGATCCAGCAAGAAATCATCGACCGCGATCTGTACGCCACCGCTGTGTTGTCGGGTAACCGCAACTTTGACGGGCGTATTCACCCGTACGCCAAACAAGCATTCCTCGCGTCGCCGCCGTTGGTGGTTGCCTACGCCATTGCCGGCACCATCCGTTTCGACATCGAGAAGGACGTGCTGGGCCTGGATGCGAATGGCAAGGAAATCCGCCTTAAAGACATCTGGCCGAGCGACGAAGAAATCGATGCAGTGGTCAAGGCGTCGGTCAAGCCGGAGCAGTTCCGCAAGGTCTACATCCCGATGTTCGCCATCCATGAAGACACCGGCCCGAAAGTCGAGCCGCTGTATGATTGGCGTCCACAGAGCACCTACATTCGCCGTCCGCCGTACTGGGAAGGTGCGTTGGCCGGTGCGCGTCCGCTCAAGGGTATGCGCCCGCTGGCGGTGCTGCCGGACAACATCACCACGGATCACTTGTCGCCATCCAACGCGATCATGCTGGACAGCGCCGCCGGCGAATACCTGGCCAAAATGGGCTTGCCGGAGGTCGACTTCAACTCCTATGCGACGCACCGTGGCGACCACCTGACCGCTCAACGCGCCACCTTCGCCAACCCGAAACTGTTCAACGAAATGGTCGTGGAAAACGGCAAGGTCAAGCAGGGTTCGCTGACGCGTCTTGAGCCGGAAGGCCAGGTCACGCGGATGTGGGAAGCCATCGAAATCTACATGGAACGCAAGCAGCCGCTGATCATCATTGCCGGCGCCGACTACGGTCAGGGTTCATCCCGGGACTGGGCGGCCAAGGGCGTGCGCCTGGCCGGTGTGGAAGCGATTGCCGCTGAAGGTTTCGAGCGCATTCACCGCACCAACCTGGTGGGCATGGGCGTGTTGCCGCTGGAGTTCCTGCCAGGTACCGACCGCAAGACCCTGAAGATCGACGGCAGTGAAACCTACGACGTGATCGGCGAGCGCACCCCGCGTGCGGCGTTGACCCTGGTGATCAACCGCAAGAATGGCGAACGTGTCGAAGTGCCGGTGACCTGCCGCCTGGACACCGCCGAAGAAGTGTCGATCTACGAGGCGGGCGGCGTATTGCAACGCTTTGCCCAGGACTTCCTGGAATCGGCAGTGACCGCCTGA
- the prpC gene encoding 2-methylcitrate synthase: MAEAKVLSGAGLRGQVAGQTALSTVGQAGAGLTYRGYDVRELAADAQFEEVAYLLLYGELPTKSELAAYTAKLSKLRDLPPVLKEVLERIPADAHPMDVMRTGCSFLGNIEPEKDFSAQHDVTDRLLAAFPAIMCYWYRFSHDGKRINCVTDEPSIGGHFLHLLHDKKPSELHVKVMNVSLILYAEHEFNASTFTARVCASTLSDLYSCITAAIGALRGPLHGGANEAAMEMIERFASPEDAVKGTLDMLARKDKIMGFGHAIYKDSDPRNEVIKGWSKKLADEVGDKVLFPVSEAIDKTMWEQKKLFPNADFYHASAYHFMGIPTKLFTPIFVCSRLTGWAAHVFEQRAGNRIIRPSAEYVGVEQRKFVPIERR, from the coding sequence ATGGCCGAAGCAAAAGTACTCAGTGGAGCAGGCCTGCGTGGTCAGGTGGCCGGGCAGACTGCACTGTCCACCGTGGGCCAAGCCGGTGCCGGCCTGACCTATCGCGGTTATGACGTGCGCGAACTGGCTGCCGATGCGCAGTTTGAAGAGGTTGCCTACCTGCTGCTCTACGGCGAACTGCCGACCAAATCCGAACTGGCAGCCTACACCGCCAAATTGAGCAAACTGCGCGACCTGCCCCCAGTGCTGAAAGAGGTACTGGAACGTATCCCCGCTGACGCGCACCCGATGGACGTGATGCGTACCGGTTGCTCGTTCCTGGGCAATATCGAGCCGGAGAAAGACTTCTCCGCCCAGCATGATGTCACCGACCGCCTGTTGGCCGCGTTCCCTGCAATCATGTGTTACTGGTATCGCTTCAGTCACGACGGCAAGCGCATCAACTGCGTGACCGACGAGCCTTCCATCGGCGGGCACTTCCTGCATCTGTTACACGACAAGAAGCCGAGCGAGTTGCACGTCAAGGTGATGAACGTCTCGTTGATCCTCTACGCCGAGCACGAATTCAACGCGTCGACCTTCACCGCACGGGTTTGTGCTTCGACCTTGTCGGACCTTTATTCCTGCATCACCGCGGCCATTGGCGCATTGCGCGGCCCGCTGCACGGCGGCGCCAACGAAGCGGCGATGGAAATGATCGAGCGTTTCGCCTCTCCTGAAGATGCGGTGAAGGGCACCCTGGATATGTTGGCGCGCAAGGACAAGATCATGGGCTTCGGCCACGCGATCTATAAAGACAGCGACCCACGTAATGAAGTGATCAAGGGCTGGTCGAAAAAACTCGCGGACGAGGTGGGCGATAAAGTGCTGTTCCCTGTCTCCGAAGCCATCGACAAGACCATGTGGGAGCAGAAGAAATTGTTCCCCAACGCCGACTTCTACCATGCCTCGGCGTACCACTTCATGGGCATTCCGACCAAGCTGTTCACGCCGATTTTTGTCTGCTCGCGCCTGACCGGTTGGGCGGCGCATGTGTTCGAGCAGCGTGCCGGCAACCGCATCATCCGTCCGAGCGCCGAGTATGTCGGCGTTGAGCAGCGCAAGTTCGTGCCAATCGAACGTCGCTGA
- the prpB gene encoding methylisocitrate lyase — translation MSSHNKSTPGQRFRDAVASEQPLQVVGAINANHALLAKRAGFKAIYLSGGGVAAGSLGVPDLGITGLDDVLTDVRRITDVCDLPLLVDVDTGFGSSAFNVARTVKSMIKFGAAAIHIEDQVGAKRCGHRPNKEIVSQQEMVDRIKAAVDARTDDSFVIMARTDALAVEGLESALERAAACIEAGADMVFPEAITELEMYKLFASRVKAPILANITEFGATPLYTVDQLKSADVSIVLYPLSAFRAMNKAAENVYTAIRRDGTQQNVIDTMQTRMELYDRIDYHTFEQKLDALFAAKK, via the coding sequence ATGAGTTCCCATAACAAAAGCACTCCAGGCCAGCGTTTCCGTGACGCGGTCGCCAGCGAACAGCCGTTGCAAGTGGTTGGTGCGATCAACGCCAACCATGCCTTGCTGGCCAAACGCGCCGGTTTCAAGGCGATCTACCTGTCGGGTGGCGGGGTGGCCGCAGGCTCCCTGGGCGTGCCGGACCTGGGCATTACCGGCCTGGATGACGTACTGACCGACGTACGCCGCATCACCGACGTGTGCGACTTGCCGTTGCTGGTAGACGTGGACACCGGTTTCGGTTCCTCGGCGTTCAACGTGGCGCGCACCGTCAAGTCGATGATCAAGTTCGGCGCAGCGGCGATCCATATTGAAGACCAGGTGGGCGCCAAGCGTTGCGGCCATCGTCCTAATAAAGAAATCGTGTCACAGCAGGAAATGGTCGACCGCATCAAGGCCGCTGTCGATGCCCGCACCGATGACAGCTTTGTGATCATGGCCCGTACCGACGCCCTTGCGGTGGAAGGTTTGGAGTCTGCCCTGGAACGTGCCGCCGCCTGCATCGAAGCCGGCGCCGATATGGTGTTCCCGGAAGCCATCACCGAGCTGGAAATGTACAAACTGTTCGCCTCGCGGGTGAAGGCGCCGATCCTCGCTAACATTACCGAGTTCGGTGCGACCCCGCTGTACACCGTCGATCAACTGAAATCTGCCGATGTTTCCATCGTGCTGTACCCGCTCTCGGCATTTCGCGCCATGAACAAGGCCGCCGAAAACGTCTACACCGCGATCCGCCGCGACGGGACCCAACAGAACGTGATCGATACCATGCAAACCCGCATGGAGTTGTACGATCGCATCGACTACCACACTTTCGAGCAGAAGCTCGACGCGCTGTTCGCCGCCAAGAAGTAA
- a CDS encoding GntR family transcriptional regulator produces MDQSEAPVVVSDESQTMSENVFRRIQAAIVKGEIAPGSKISEPELARTYGISRGPLREAIHRLEGQRLLVRIPHVGARVVSLSHAELIELYEIRESLEGMACRLAAERMTDEEIEELRQVLHTHERDAAFQAGVGYYQQEGDFDFHYRIIQGAGNRTLTQMLCGELYQLVRMYRIQFSATPNRPRQAFAEHHRILDAIADRDGELAELLMRRHIGASKRNIARHFPECAP; encoded by the coding sequence CTGGATCAATCGGAAGCCCCAGTGGTGGTGTCGGACGAATCCCAGACAATGTCGGAGAACGTCTTCCGCCGTATCCAGGCCGCCATCGTCAAGGGCGAGATCGCCCCCGGCAGCAAGATCTCCGAGCCGGAACTGGCGCGCACCTATGGCATCAGCCGTGGCCCGCTGCGCGAGGCCATCCACCGTCTGGAAGGCCAGCGCCTGCTGGTGCGCATCCCTCACGTTGGCGCGCGGGTTGTTTCCCTCAGCCATGCCGAACTGATCGAGCTTTACGAAATCCGCGAATCCCTGGAAGGCATGGCCTGTCGCCTGGCCGCCGAGCGCATGACCGATGAAGAAATCGAGGAGCTGCGCCAGGTGTTGCACACCCATGAGCGCGATGCCGCATTTCAGGCCGGCGTCGGCTACTACCAGCAGGAAGGCGACTTCGACTTTCATTACCGGATCATCCAAGGCGCCGGCAACCGCACCTTGACCCAAATGTTGTGCGGCGAGCTGTATCAACTGGTGCGCATGTACCGCATCCAGTTTTCCGCCACCCCTAATCGTCCACGCCAGGCCTTTGCCGAACATCACCGGATTCTCGACGCGATTGCTGATCGCGACGGCGAACTGGCCGAGTTGTTGATGCGCCGTCATATCGGCGCTTCCAAACGCAATATCGCGCGTCACTTTCCAGAGTGCGCCCCCTAG